A genome region from Phocoena sinus isolate mPhoSin1 chromosome 16, mPhoSin1.pri, whole genome shotgun sequence includes the following:
- the FOXI2 gene encoding forkhead box protein I2, with product MAAYRDGSGPCAAPHGQARAAAHPAGYARGDLGVAGGGGPRLWLNAPALSSAPYAPGPAPASPYGAPGPLLGAPGGLAGADLAWLSLSGQQELLRLVRPPYSYSALIAMAIQSAPLRRLTLSQIYQYVAGNFPFYKRSKAGWQNSIRHNLSLNDCFKKVPRDEDDPGKGNYWTLDPNCEKMFDNGNFRRKRKRRGEASAAASSGARSPGGAEAPELEPLGAASPDLRLSSSPPAPEAAACFSSFASAMGALAGGLGTFPGRLAGDFSFGRSTTVAAHGTQAPGPALGFASGHQTAATGFRVGHFVYSREGTEV from the exons ATGGCCGCTTACCGCGACGGCTCGGGGCCCTGCGCGGCCCCGCACGGCCAGGCCCGGGCGGCCGCGCACCCCGCGGGATACGCGCGTGGCGACCTGGGCGTGGCGGGCGGTGGTGGCCCGCGCCTGTGGCTGAACGCGCCCGCTCTCAGCTCCGCGCCCTACGCGCCGGGACCCGCGCCCGCGTCCCCTTACGGGGCCCCTGGCCCGCTCCTCGGGGCCCCGGGCGGCCTGGCGGGCGCCGACCTCGCGTGGCTGAGCCTGTCTGGCCAACAGGAGCTGCTGAGGCTGGTGCGGCCGCCCTACTCGTACTCGGCGCTCATCGCCATGGCCATTCAGAGCGCGCCGCTGCGCAGGCTGACGCTCAGCCAGATCTACCAGTACGTGGCCGGCAACTTCCCCTTCTACAAGCGCAGCAAGGCGGGCTGGCAGAACTCCATCCGCCACAACCTGTCGCTCAACGACTGCTTCAAGAAGGTACCCCGCGACGAGGACGACCCAG GTAAAGGCAATTACTGGACCCTGGACCCAAACTGCGAGAAGATGTTCGACAACGGGAACTTccgaaggaagaggaagaggaggggggaggcGAGCGCGGCCGCATCCTCGGGTGCCCGGAGCCCGGGAGGAGCCGAGGCGCCGGAGCTGGAGCCCCTGGGCGCCGCCTCCCCGGACCTGCGGCTCTCGTCGTCCCCTCCCGCGCCCGAGGCAGCCGCCTGCTTCTCCAGTTTCGCCTCGGCCATGGGCGCCCTGGCTGGAGGCCTCGGTACCTTTCCCGGGCGCCTGGCGGGCGACTTTTCTTTCGGGAGATCCACGACGGTCGCTGCCCACGGtacccaggcccccggccccgcGCTCGGCTTCGCCTCCGGCCATCAGACGGCGGCCACCGGCTTCCGCGTCGGTCACTTCGTCTACAGTCGGGAAGGGACTGAAGTTTGA